AAGTCTGCCGCTGTCGGTCCAGTGACTCTTACTGGCAAAGCGAAACCCCCTAACCTCGTCCGGGACTGAACTGCGGTATGAACGAGACAGCCGAGGTCGCCGTTCTCCGGCTCGGTCACCGCCCCGGCCGGGACGAGCGGATGACGACCCACGTCGGGCTGACGGCGCGTGCGCTCGGGGCCGACCGCGTCTGGATCCCCGACAACGCCGGCCAGTCCCTCGAGACCGTCGCCGACATCACCGACCGGTTCGGCGGCCCCTTCGAGGCCGAACTGACCGATTCGCCACAGGCGCTGATCCGGAACTGGGAGGGGCGAGTCGTCCATCTCACGATGTACGGTGAGCGGATCCAGGACGTCGAGGACAAGATCCGTTCGGCCCGGGAGGACGACGGGGAGCCGCTGTTGGTTGTCGTCGGCTCCGAGAAGGTTCCCTTCGACGTCTACGAGGCGGCCGACTGGAACGTCGGCGTCACCAACCAGCCCCACTCCGAGGTAGCGGGGCTTGCGGTGTTTCTCGACCGGCTGTTCGAGGGTCGCGAACTCGACCGCGAGTGGGTCGACGCCGACCGCGAAGTGATCCCGATGGAGACGGGCAAGCGCGTCGAACCCGTCGAAGAATAGAGCAGCCCTGTCCCCCAGAGGATCGTCAGTACGGAGCCCGAGTAACCAGCCACAAGCCTTCCGCGAGTCATCTACACGACCGGTATATTCACGGAACGGTGTATGTAAGCATCCATAGGGACGTTCCTCGTTCCGATCACCCCCATATCTTTTACCCCCTTCGGAAAGTTGTTGATAGACAACATGAATCGACGACACGTTCTCGGCAGTGTCGGTATCGGCATTCTCGGCGCGGGGTGTACGGGAAGTGTGGTATCTTCCTGTCCTGACCCGGATATAGACGAGGAGTTGGCTTACGAAGCACGCAACGCCGAGCAATTCACAGATGGAGAGGAGACAATACTGGTTACGTCTCCCGACGACGTTGGGCGGTTCAACGAGCGACTAATGGATATTCAGGATGAGGGGTGGGTTCGGGAAACCGACTTCCGAACCGAATTCGTTCTCGGAATTCAGGCCACGACATCCAGCGAATCGTCGGAGATCGAATCTCTTGGTGTCGAACGGGTGGACTCGAGCGAGGTTCGCGCGTACACCTGCATCGAGAACCGGGGTCGAACCGACGACGCCGCACCGCATCCGATTCTCCTTCGTGTTGTTCACGACGGCACCGTACCAGAGGATGTGTCCGCCATTCACTGGGAAGACGGCGACGAGCGGACGATCGAGTAGCGACGAGCGCCCAATCTTCGGTCGGGGTACGACGAGTGAGCAGACGCGGATCGAGAAGTGATTTTTTGATGGAGGTGGTCGCTGCGACGGCGGAGCGCTCGAGGACCGCTAAATGATCCCGCTGCCCCATAGAATCGTCAGTACGGAGCCGAGAATCCCGAGCAGTCCCGCGATGAGTCCCTTCCGCGAATCGTCCATACCGTCGCGTGAGACCGCAGTGGTATATGCTTTGTCTCTGTTGGTGTGGGGGGTGAATTTATCTCTGGATTCGGTGCATGAAGCGACGTCTCGCGAGGACGGGGCACCTATCGCCGGAGCGAGCCCAAGAGTCTCAGCGGTCGAAGCAGGCGGCCACCGACCGCCCGAACGACCGATCGAGTCATCGCCGTCGTCCCGGTCTCGGACTCGTCGAGGACGTAGCCCGTCCCGACCCGCTCGATCGGCCCCGAGTCGCCGACGGTCTCGAGGACGCGTTCGAAGTCCTCGTTGGGCAGCCCCGTTCGATCCTGCAGTTCCGCGCGCGACAGTGGGCGGTCGGCCTCGCGAAGCTCCCGGAGGACTGCCCAGCCGTGGGCCGAGACCAGGTAGTACTCCGCCTCCGAAATATCCTCGTCGGGTTCGCTCGAGCGGTCGATCCCGAGACGAAGGTCGTACAGCGAGTCAAGACAGAGCCACGCGGCGACGGCGGCGAGGACGCCGAAGACGACGGCGCCGTCACCGATCGCGAGGGACGCGAACACGAGGACGCCGACTGCGCCGAGAACGGCCCCCGCGATGGCGTCCGGATACCCGCGTGCGGTACAGACGGCCCTGAGCGCGGCGATCCCGACGAGCCCTGCTGGAATCGCGATCACCGTCCCCGCAGAGAGATCCGCCAGAACGGCGAAAACGGCGAGGACGGCCGTGACTCCGAGGATCGCTCCCGGGTCGAGCTCGTCGCCCATCGCCGCTCGAAACGACGTCATCGGTCGGTCGTACGTCATATCAACCCATATACCTTTGTGAGTCGCCGGGATTCGAACCGGAGCCGTCGGCTCGGTACGGCGTCGCTCAAAAGACTTAATGGGCCGATCGCGCTACGTGTAGGCAATGGCTTTTGAGGACCTGCTCGAGGATCCGGTCATCCAGAAGTACTTGCACGAGCTGGTCGGTCCCACGGGGATGCCCGTCGCGGCGGCGCCGCCGGACGGGGAAGTGACCGACGAGGAGCTCGCCGAGGAGCTGGATCTCGAGTTGAACGACGTCCGGCGCGCGCTGTTTATTCTCTACGAGAACGACCTCGCCAGCTACCGCCGGCTGCGCGACGAGGACTCGGGCTGGCTGACCTACCTCTGGACCTTCGAGTACGACAACATCCCCGAGAACCTCGAAGAGGAGATGTACCGGCTCCACGACGCCTTAGAGGACCGACGCGAGTACGAGCGCAACCACGAGTTCTACCTCTGTGAGATCTGCTCGATCCGCTTCGAGTTCGGCGAGGCGATGGACTTCGGATTCGAGTGTCCCGAGTGTGGCTCGCCCGTCGAATCGATGGACAACGACCGCCTGGTCGACGCGATGGACGACCGCCTCGACGCCCTCGAGGACGAACTGAACATCGACGCGGACGCCTGATGGTCACACTCGCAACCAAACTCTACGTCGAAGGCGACGCCCGCGAGCGGTCGCTGGACTCGCTTCGCTCGCTGATCGGCAACGAGATCGGCGAACTCGACGTTGCGTTCGAGCTGACGGTCCGGGACGACGACTTCCCCGAAGTCGACCTCGAGGGCGAAGACGCCGTCGTCGCGGGCAACGTCCTCCGCGAGGAGTTCGGCGAGATCGTCCCCGAGCTCGAAGCCGGCGAGACCTACGTCGGGACGCTCGACTCCTGGAGCGACGAGGGGTTCGTCCTCGACGCGGGCCGTCCGGTCGAGATTCCGGCCGACGAAATCGGGCTCGGCCCCGGCTCGCCGACCCAGATCCGCGATCGCTACGGCCTCGTCCAGCACCTGCCGATGCGGTTCGTCTACCGCGAGGACGACCCCTCCCGACTGGCCGACGAGGAGCGCGATCGCCTCTACGAGTGGACCCGCAGTGACGGCCGGCTCAACGTCAACAGCGCCACCCGAGCCGAGGTTCGGGCGACGCTCAACCGCGCGGGCCACGCCCAGGACTACGTCACCGTTGAGCGTCTCGGCCTGCTCGAACAGAGCGTGATCTGTACCGAAGGAACCGATCCACCGGGGCTGCTCGCGAGCGTCGGCGAGTACCTCCCGGCGGAGCTGCGGTGTGTCGTTCCCTAGCATGAACCGACGGCTCGCTCTCGCGGTGATCGCGGTCGCGTTGCTCGCGACGACGGCCGGCTGTTCGGCGATCTTCGGCGGCATCTCCGACGAGGAGCTCGACCGCGAACAGGAGTACGACGACCTACAGGACAGCGACGCCGACGTCGCCGTCGACATCGAGGGCGGCTCCATCATCACCAGCGGCGAGTTCCGCGCGGTCTATGACCTCAACGAGACCGAGGAGCTGTCGCTGTACCGCTCGAGTTTCTACACCGAGGACGCACTCGACATCCACAGCGTCCGCTACTGGTATCCGAACGGAACCGAGGTAACCGGCTCCGACCTCGCGATCGACCAGGGTCGCTCGAGCACCGAGGTCGAAGTGCCGGACGGCAACGGCACCCTCGCCTTCTCGGGTAGCGCCGGAGGCCGAACCTTCCAGCTGCCGGCCTACGTCTCCGGCTCCTACGAGGTGACGTTGCCCGAGGACTACCGAACCTCGAACTTCCTGTTCGGCGACGTCAACCCCGGCGGCTACGAGCGGGAGGTGATCGACAACCGCGAGCAGCTGGTCTGGGACGACGTCGACAGCACGATCTCGCTGCGGTACTACCAGACCAGGGATATACCGCTGTTTGCCGGGCTCGTCGGCACCGTCGTCCTGCTTGGCGGTGGCGCGATGGCCTACTACTACCGGAAGGTCAAGAAGTTAAAGGAGCAACGCGAGGAGATGGGTCTCGACGTCGAGATCGAGGACGACTCCGACGACGGCCCGCCGCCGGGAATGAAGTAGTCCGGCGTCGCCCTCGGCCGAACCACCGCCCACACCCGCGGTCCTTCACCGTCCGTTTTTCGTCCGTCAGTTCGCGATCGAGACCGTCGTGACCGTCAGTCGCAGGCGGTCCGCCTCGCAGTCCTCTAGATCGGCCGCGGCGGTCCGCCACGCCCGCTCGTAGTCGGTCTCGACGACCGTCATCGACACGGCGTCCTCGACCGCGTAGCTCTCGACGGTTCGGTCCTCGACCCGAGCCGTTACCACCGCTTGCCCGCCCGTCCGGACCGTCGGGTCGGCCGACTCGACCTGGACCAGCGAGACCGTCGCGGTCCCGCCGCGACAGCTCACGGGCGGTCGCGTTCGGAACCGACTGGTTTCCTCGTCGGCTCGAACCACCGCACCGCCGTCGTAGGCGACCGTCTCGTCTCCCGACCGGTAGGCGACCGCTCCCAGCTCGATCGGATCGCCGACGGGATCACCGTCGACCACGAGGCCGAGCTCGGTCCCCCCGCCGACGGTCAGGCTGCCGTCGCCGAGCGGGACGACGCCGCTTCGGCGCTCGAGGCCGGGGTTCCGGGCGAGATCCTCGAGCTCGGCCGCGAGGCTCGTCACGCCCCGTTCGGCCGTTCGGAGCTGCTCGGCCTCCCGGTGGTCGTCGACGATCCCCAGCCCCGCGACCGAGAGGACGGCGACCGATCCGAAAACGAGCCCAAAGACGAGCACGAACGAGAGCAGTTCCGAGACGGCCCTGTCGTCGGCTCCGGACCGCCCCGACCGATCCCGGTTCCGGATCACGCCTCGCTCACCTCGAGTGCGAGCCGTCCGTCCGCGGCGACGACCTCGAGGGGACCACCCGGGACGGTTCCCGTCTCGAGGACGGCCTCGGTTCGGATCGGGACGACGACCGCGTCCTCGAAGCCGTGTGCCGTCAGCCGGAGACAGCCCGTCTCGCCCGGGCGCCCGTCACACTCCTGCCGGAGTTCGACGTCGTACCCCGTCTCCACGACCGTCCGTGGCGCGTCGACGCGGACGACGGCTGCGTCTCCGTCGCCGGCGACACGATCCGCGGCCTCGATCTCGCCGGCCAGCTCCTGTCCGACCGTCTCGAGCGAGCGCTCGGCGGCCCGTTCAGTTTCGGCCTCGAGCACGGCTCCGGCGCCCGCCAGCAGCGTCGCGAGCAGCGCCGCCGAGATCCCGAGCGCGAGGACGTACGTAATCGTCATCGAGACGCCCCGCTCCGCGCCGTGGCCGTCGATCACGGTCCGCCCTCCGGACAGCCCGCCTCGATCGATCGCGTTCGCTCGGCGTGCCGATCGGGGGCGTCGCTCGTCACCCGAACGGTCGCGCGATCGACCGCGGCGGTTCCGTCGCCGCCGCGCTCGAGGACGACGTCCTCGAGCTCGATCGTCGTCGCCGTCGATCGAACGGCGCCGTAGCCGGCCGCGAACGCCTCGAGATCCGTCTCGACGGTCCGCTCGAGCGTTTCGGGATCGGTCGTCGCCGATCGCTCGTTCGCACGTACGAGCAGACAGCCGATCCCGCGCTCGAGTTCGGCCTCGACGACCGCGTCCGGACCCGTCCCGGGCGAGGACGCGGTTCCGATCGTCCCGACGGCGGCGACGAACCCGAGCACGACGATCGCGAGCGCGACGGCCCCGAGGACGAGGAGCTGTCCGCGGTCGCGGGGCGTTCGCTTACGTCCGATCGGATCTACCATACGGTAACCCGCACCTCCACGACGGCGTAGACAGCGCCGTCCTCAGCGGTCGGCGTGATCGGGTACCCACGGGTCTCGTGGGCCGTCTCGAGGTCGATCGGATCGCCCGCGGTCAGGCGGTCGTCCGCGAACAGCGTCACCGCGTAGCTCGCGGTGACGGCCTCGGTCGACGGCGACTCCTGATCGACGAGCACCGTCGAGTCCTCGTCGCCTCGAGTGACGAGCTCGACGTTGTAGCTCCGGTCGCGCTCGGCGAACCGCGCCTGCAGGATCTCTCCGAGGACGGACTGCTCCGCGAAGGCGTCGACCCCGTAGGTCCGCTCGTCGCCGTCTCCCGCGGGCGGACGGTCGGTGCCGTAGAACGCGCTTTCGTTCGGCTCGGCGCTCCCGTTCCACGCCGTCGCGTCGCCGTGCCAGTTCCGTACCGTCGCCGAGAGCCCGTCGTCGCCGGCGACGACCAGCGCGTCCCGGGTCTCCTGCTGGAGCTGGGACTGGGTCTGGGATCCCCGGTCGTCGATCCCGTGGGGTGTGACCGCCGCCGACTGGGCCGCGATCAACAGCGCCGTCAGCAGGATCGTCGCGGCGACCGCCCCCTCGAGGGCATACGCCTGGCCCCTGTCGGGTCGGGTCACGTCCGGGTCACCTCCACGACGAGCCGATAGGCCGGATCGTCTGCACTGTCCTCGAGTTCGATCGACGAATCGAGCGAGACGATTCGGGCTGCGCTCGCCGCGGGTCGGCCGTCGCGGTCGGCCGGTTCCGTCGCGAGTTCGAACCCGCCGTCGGCGAGCTCGAGCTCCCCTCCGTCGAGTCGCTCGAGGCGGACGTCGACGCCGTCGTCCGCGATACCAGAGGGTCGGTCGCGGTCGCCTCCCTCGGTGCCGACGGCGGCGACGAACCGCTCGCCGTCGAGCTCGCCGTGGGTCGCAAACTCCGCGACGAGCCGATCAGCGATCCGTTCGGCCCGCTCGCGCTCGGCCTCGGCAGCGTCCGACGGCGCCGCGAGCGTTGGGAGCGCGGCAAAGACGAGCGCGACCGCGAGCAGGAAGATACTGATCCCGACCGCGAAGTCCTGGGCCGTCTGTCCGCGATCGGTCGCCCGGAAGTCGCCAGCCACGCTAGCTCACCACCGTCCAGCCGACGAGCGCCACCGTAGCCAGCCCGATCGCGTACTTCAGCCCGCTCGCGAGAGCGCCGTTCCGGACGTAGCCACAGAGCATCCCCGAGACGACCGCCTGCAGCGTCACCGCGTGGAACAACAGCAAGCCGAGGACGTCCGTCCGAACCCCGCCGTCGGCAGCCGGGCCGGCGCTCCCGCCCGTCGCTCCGAGCTCACCGACGCCGGACCCGGCCATCGAGTCGAGGAACCGCGCCTCGAGGATCGCGATCACGGCGAACACCGTCAGGAACGTCATGACGATGACCACGACCTGCATCCGGGTGCGGGAGCGACGTTCGCGCTCGAGTTCGTCGTGGATCTCGCTCGTCCGGGCGGCCGTCCGCAGGACGGGCGCAATCCGGTTCGACGCCGCCTGGCTCTCCGCGATCAGCCGCGTCGTCCTCGCCAGGAGGGGCAGCCGGTAGGCGTTGGCGAACTCGACGAGCGCCCGTTTCAGGGTCGTTCCGTAGTCGACCTTCCGTCGGATCCGCGCGAACTCGCGGCTCAGTTTCCCGGTGCCGGTCTCGGCGACCGACTCGATCGACTCGAGCAGCGTCAGCCCCGTCTCGTTCGCACTCGAGAGTTTCCACAGCTCCTCCGAGAGCGTCTCGCGAACGGCGACGCGGTGACGACGGTTCCACTCGTGGGCGACCGCGAGCGGTCCGCCGACGACGTACAGCGGGAGGTAGGCGTAGAGGACGGTTCCGGAAAGTGGTCGCTCGACCAGTCCGCTCCAGGTCGTCGGTGCGGCTCCGCTCGCGACCGCGACCCCGAGGACGGCAAGCGACGCGGGAACGGTAAGCGCGAGGGTGTAGCGGGGGTTGTCCCGGAAGAAGACGTGGGGTCGACGAAGCGCCGTCGCGATCCGGTGACACCGCTCGCGGAACGCGATTCGATCGAAGACGGCGTCCTCGCGCTCGCAGCGCTCGAGGACGTCCGGCTCGAACGCCCGCCCTCCGTCCTCGTTGCGGGCCCGCCCGTCGCCGGTATCGAGCGCGAGCGTCCCGTCCCCGGGATCGTCGTGAGTGACCGTCGAGATCAGAACGAGGAAGGCGATTCCGATCAGCGGCACCAGCCCGTAGACGGTCAGGTACAACACGCCGTCCGGAACGGCGGCGTTCGGCAACAGCTGCATGACGACCGTGACGATGAGCAACAACAGCGGGAACAGCGAGAGGGTCATGTACAGCTCTCCGAACAGTTCGAGCGTCTCGAGGGTGCGTTTCTGCTCGGCGTTCGCGGCTCGCTCGAGTTTCGTCCGTTTCTCCTCGAGGAACCGCTCGACGTCGCCGCCGCTGTCGACGACCGAGAGCAGATCTGTCAGGAACTTCGAGAGGTCGTCGCTGGGTGTCTCCCGGGCTCGGCGGCGGATCGCGGTCCGGTAGTCGCCGTCGGCGTACGTCGCCTCCCGGTGGATCGTCCGGAACTCCCGGGCGACCTCGCCGTAGGCGTCCTCGGCTCGCGCCGTCGCCGCGACGATCTCAAGACGGTTCAGCCCGCCGACTGACAGCGCATACATAAACGAGACCGTGTCGGGAAGCAACATGTTGATCTCCCGTCTGCGGGCCCCGGCTCGCATGTAGGGGCGGCCTACCACCGTCCCGAACCCGGCCAGAAACCCGATCGAGCCGAACGCGAGACCGGTTGCGGCGACGAGCGACGGAACCTTGAGCGTCTCGACGACCCCGACGACGGTTCGGTTCGGAAGCGGGACGCCGACTACCTCGCCGACGTCGACGAACCCGGTCCCGAACAGCCCGTAGCCGACGACGACGCCAAGTGCTGCCAGCCAGAGGCCGGCGACGACGCCGATCCCGACCGCTCGCGAGAGATATCGCTCGACGGGAACGGCGATCCGGGCCTTGGTGAGCGTTCGTTCGAGGCGGGCGACGAACCGGCCATCCTCGGCGAGTCCCTGCGCGTACAGCGGGGAGAGCCGGTCGCCGATCCGAACGCAGAGCGAGCCGGTTCCGGGAAGCGACTCGCCGTCGTGACTCATTCGGCTGCCTCGCTTCGATACCGGTCGAAAAGCGACTCCTCGGCCCGATCGAGTACCGTCGCCGCTGTGCGTGCCGTCTTCGCCGACGGCTCCGGGCGGGTAACGCGCTCTTCGATCGCCGGATCGACGTCGATCGAGACGCTCTCGAGTCCTCGGAGCGCGGGAAGCCGCGCCTCCAGCTCGCCGTCGGCGATCGCCGCGAGGATCGTTTCCGGCTCGTTCATGTACGCCTGGAGGGTCGCGGCGACGTCGGCGTAGCCGTCGATCCCGTTCGCGACGAGGGCGGCGAGGACGGCCCGGCGCTCGAACAGCTCCTGTTCGAGGCGACGCTCGCTCCAGCCGCGGTCGAACGCGATCTCCTCGAGAACGTTCGAGGCGCCGACCCGTCGGAAGTCGTCGCTTTCGGCCTCCCAGCGGTAGACGTCTTCGACGTTGATCTCGTCGCGCTCGGAGTCGTAGCGGTTGATCTCGGTCAGCGCCCGGTTCCGCCGGACCGTCGCCCCGTCGACGCGGGTCTGGGTCTGGACCGCGACCAGGTCAAGCGCCGGGAACATCGTCTTCGAGACGTCGATCGGCGCCGTTGTGAACCGCTTGAGCACCTCGTCGACGGAGTCGGCGTGGAAGGTCGTGTGGGTGGTGTGGCCCGTCGACATCACCTGGAACAGGGTCCGACCCTCCTCGCCGCGGACCTCCCCCATCACGATGTGGTCGGGACGTTGCCGGAGCGTCGCCTCGAGCAGGTCGAACTCGTCGACCGCGTCCGCGCCGTCGTCGGCGAACGAGGGGCGGGTCACGCTCGCGATCCAGTTGCGCTGGGGCAGCTCGAGCTCGCGGGTGTCCTCGATCGAGACGACCTTCGTGCTTGCGGGGATAAACAGCGAGACGGCGTTCAGGCTCGTCGTCTTCCCCGAGGCCGTCCCGCCGGCGAACAGCAGGCTCTTGCGGTTCTCGATCGCGAGCCAGAGCAGCGCCATCTGCTCGAGTGAGAAGGTGTGCCAGTTGACGAGGTCGATCGGCGTGTACGGAACGTCCGTGAACTGGCGGATCGTGTAGTTGCTGCCGTGATCAGAGACCTCCCGACCGAGGGTCAGCTGGGCCCGGGATCCGTCGGGCAGCGTCGCGTCGACCTGCGGTCGGCGCTTGCTGATCCCCGCGCCCGAGCGCTGGGCGAGCGAGACGACGAACTCGTCGAGCTCGTCCGTGCCGTGTCGAACGTTCGTAACGAGCTGTTCGTACTCGGTGTGGTAGACGAACACCGGCGACTCGTAGCCGTCACAGGAGATGTCCTCTACCGCGTCGTCGCGGGTGATTCCGTCGATCCGCTCGTAGCCGACGAAATCCCGAGTCAGGTAGTACCGCAGCTTCGCGACCTGGCGGTCGCTCAGCGCCGCCGAACCGGCGGCGAGGACGGTCCGGCCGGAACCGGCGTCGACATCGGTGCCGGCGTCTTCAGGTTCGATGTCGTTTCCACCGCCGCCGACGGCCCCGAGCGCGCTCGCTACCCGCGCGACCAGTCCGACGGGGTCAGTCGTCGACTTCCCGACGAGTCCGTACCGCTCGAGCAGGTCCTCGAGTTCGGACTCGACGACCCGTCGTCGACCGTGCTCGCCGTTCTCGGAGGTTTCATCGTCGGCGTAGGCAATCGACGTTCGCAGCCGCTCGGCCAGCACCGTCCGGAGCTCGCGCTCGGTCGGCGTCAGGAACGGCTCGACCAGGTAGTACTTCCGTTCGTTCTCCCGTTCGGAGCGAAAGACGACGACGAAGGCGAAGGGCTCGTTCACCCAGTAGCGGTCGAGCTCTCGAAGGTGTGGCTTCTCCGCGTCGGGAACCGCCCGCTCGAGATCGGCGCGGTTCGCGACCGTCGGTGTCCCGTCGGCCCGCGTAAAGAAGGCGTCCTCGTCGAATCCCTTCCGAACGGAGACGGTTCGGTCCTCGGCGATCGACGCGACCTCCAGCCCGCTTCGGGCACCGGCCGCGAGTCGGTCCCCGAGGACGGCGTCCCCTGACTCGTCGCTCGGACGCCGACGCCGCCCGGTCGTTCCGGTGTCGTCGGTGTACATTGCCCATGCCTGGTCGTCCGATGGTACAAAAACTCGAGGCCGACGGTCACCGATCCCGGTCGGGCCTGTCGCGAGGAAAGAACTACCCGGTTCGGCCGTCCTGCTACGAGACGATGCAGGATCCCTTCGACCTCTCGGATCGAGTCGCGCTGGTAACTGGCGGCGGCCGCGGCATCGGCCGGGCGATCGCGCTTGGGCTCGCAAACGCCGGCGCCGCGGTCGCTCCGTCGGCCCGATCGACCGACGAGATCGAGACCGTCGCCGACGAAATCCGCTCGGCGGGCGGTGACGCGGTCGCCGTTCCGGCCGACGTCACCGATCCCGACGCCGTCGCGGCCGCGATCGAGCGCGCCGAGGACGCGCTCGGTCCCGTCGACGTCGTCGTCAACAACGCCGGCATCAACCCCGACGGTGCGCTCGGTCGTCCCGAGGACGTCCCGGGCGAGGAGCTCGACCGCGTCCTCGAGGTCAACCTGCACGGTGCCTACGAGGTCACGCGCGCGGCCGCCGAGTCGCTTCACGAGACCGGCGGAGCCGTCGTCAACGTTGCCAGCGTCGGGGGGCTTGTCGGCCTCCCCCGTCAGCACCCCTACGTCGCCTCGAAACACGGGCTGGTCGGACTCACGCGGAGCCTCTCGCTGGACTGGGCGCCCGAGGTTCGGGTCAACGCGGTCGCGCCGGGGTACGTCTCGACGGAACTGACCGCGGATCTCGAGGCCGATCCGGAGCTTCGGGACTCGATCCTCGAGCGAACTCCCCTCGAGCGGTTCGCGGAACCTGCCGAGATCGCCGGTCCGGTCGTCTTTCTCGCGAGCGACGCCGCGAGCTACGTCACCGGCGAGGTCCTTGCCGCCGACGGCGGGTGGACGGCCAGGTGAGCGCGTCCCGGGTCTGGTACGGTCGTCAAACCGTCGTTCGTTCGAGCGACGCGATTCCCGCACTTGTCGGCGAGCGAGTAGATAACAAAGTAGTGCTGTAGAGAGTAGAATAAAACGGATGTGGGGTAACGAGAAGGATTTCTTTATCGACGTAAATGGTGTGGACGACGTCGCGGGTTCGAGAGCCGGGGCGCGCCGAGCCGTGGTTCCTCGGGGCAGCTGTTTCGGTTCGCGTCGGCTCGCCGTAGGAGGGGAGTGTGCCCCCGGAGTGTCGTTGCTCGAGACGAGGAGTGGCGTGGTCGAATCCCGTGCCCGTTCGCTCGTCGTGCAGAACGGGCGTGGCGGGATTCGAACCCACGATCAGAAGGTTAGGAACCTTCTGCCCTCTCCGCTAGGCCACACGCCCCGTCGAGAAAAGCGCTAGTTCGGTTCCGTGTCGGCCTCGGTCTCGTCTTCGGAGGTAACCGGCTCCGTGTCGACGAACTCGTCGTCGGTGTCGCCAAAGTCCTCGTCGCCGAACTCGTCGTCGCCGTCGAAGTCGGCGTCCTCGTCGAACCCCTCACGCATTTCCTCGAGTTCCGTTTCGACCTTTTCACGCCCCTTCTGGAATTCGCCCATCGCCTCGCCAGTCGACCGCGCCAGTTTCGGGATCTTGTTCGCCCCGAAGAGCAAGATGGCGATGAAAAGGATGATCAGTAGTTCCGGACCCCCTGGAATAGGGGCAAACAGCGGTGCGATTTCTACCATCTCTATCCGTGGCTTACGGGCTGGCAATTATAACCTTTTTGGACCGGACGGTAAATCGCCACTCCTGGCGGCTAGAGCGGCCAAACGCCTGCCAGGGACGGCAGAAAGCCCCGACTCGACCGTCTCGAAGACACTCATGCCAGCCGATAGCTCTGGCCAGGTGGATCCACAAAACGTACTCGCCTCGCCTCGATTCGTACTTCGAATCCGTGT
This genomic window from Natronococcus occultus SP4 contains:
- a CDS encoding type II secretion system F family protein, with translation MSHDGESLPGTGSLCVRIGDRLSPLYAQGLAEDGRFVARLERTLTKARIAVPVERYLSRAVGIGVVAGLWLAALGVVVGYGLFGTGFVDVGEVVGVPLPNRTVVGVVETLKVPSLVAATGLAFGSIGFLAGFGTVVGRPYMRAGARRREINMLLPDTVSFMYALSVGGLNRLEIVAATARAEDAYGEVAREFRTIHREATYADGDYRTAIRRRARETPSDDLSKFLTDLLSVVDSGGDVERFLEEKRTKLERAANAEQKRTLETLELFGELYMTLSLFPLLLLIVTVVMQLLPNAAVPDGVLYLTVYGLVPLIGIAFLVLISTVTHDDPGDGTLALDTGDGRARNEDGGRAFEPDVLERCEREDAVFDRIAFRERCHRIATALRRPHVFFRDNPRYTLALTVPASLAVLGVAVASGAAPTTWSGLVERPLSGTVLYAYLPLYVVGGPLAVAHEWNRRHRVAVRETLSEELWKLSSANETGLTLLESIESVAETGTGKLSREFARIRRKVDYGTTLKRALVEFANAYRLPLLARTTRLIAESQAASNRIAPVLRTAARTSEIHDELERERRSRTRMQVVVIVMTFLTVFAVIAILEARFLDSMAGSGVGELGATGGSAGPAADGGVRTDVLGLLLFHAVTLQAVVSGMLCGYVRNGALASGLKYAIGLATVALVGWTVVS
- a CDS encoding type II/IV secretion system ATPase subunit codes for the protein MYTDDTGTTGRRRRPSDESGDAVLGDRLAAGARSGLEVASIAEDRTVSVRKGFDEDAFFTRADGTPTVANRADLERAVPDAEKPHLRELDRYWVNEPFAFVVVFRSERENERKYYLVEPFLTPTERELRTVLAERLRTSIAYADDETSENGEHGRRRVVESELEDLLERYGLVGKSTTDPVGLVARVASALGAVGGGGNDIEPEDAGTDVDAGSGRTVLAAGSAALSDRQVAKLRYYLTRDFVGYERIDGITRDDAVEDISCDGYESPVFVYHTEYEQLVTNVRHGTDELDEFVVSLAQRSGAGISKRRPQVDATLPDGSRAQLTLGREVSDHGSNYTIRQFTDVPYTPIDLVNWHTFSLEQMALLWLAIENRKSLLFAGGTASGKTTSLNAVSLFIPASTKVVSIEDTRELELPQRNWIASVTRPSFADDGADAVDEFDLLEATLRQRPDHIVMGEVRGEEGRTLFQVMSTGHTTHTTFHADSVDEVLKRFTTAPIDVSKTMFPALDLVAVQTQTRVDGATVRRNRALTEINRYDSERDEINVEDVYRWEAESDDFRRVGASNVLEEIAFDRGWSERRLEQELFERRAVLAALVANGIDGYADVAATLQAYMNEPETILAAIADGELEARLPALRGLESVSIDVDPAIEERVTRPEPSAKTARTAATVLDRAEESLFDRYRSEAAE
- a CDS encoding SDR family NAD(P)-dependent oxidoreductase, which produces MQDPFDLSDRVALVTGGGRGIGRAIALGLANAGAAVAPSARSTDEIETVADEIRSAGGDAVAVPADVTDPDAVAAAIERAEDALGPVDVVVNNAGINPDGALGRPEDVPGEELDRVLEVNLHGAYEVTRAAAESLHETGGAVVNVASVGGLVGLPRQHPYVASKHGLVGLTRSLSLDWAPEVRVNAVAPGYVSTELTADLEADPELRDSILERTPLERFAEPAEIAGPVVFLASDAASYVTGEVLAADGGWTAR
- the tatA gene encoding twin-arginine translocase TatA/TatE family subunit, whose amino-acid sequence is MVEIAPLFAPIPGGPELLIILFIAILLFGANKIPKLARSTGEAMGEFQKGREKVETELEEMREGFDEDADFDGDDEFGDEDFGDTDDEFVDTEPVTSEDETEADTEPN